The following proteins are co-located in the Deinococcus planocerae genome:
- the mnhG gene encoding monovalent cation/H(+) antiporter subunit G has protein sequence MADFHPWRDIPILIGAFFVLTAAIGVVRFPDLYSRLHASSKLVTLGSAGIFLGVAFELADAAAFTRLAAVLLFQFLTTPLTAYLIAQAAYLRGLAPTLEDGTDEWGALGQAEQVAQADREAQRSLRAEEA, from the coding sequence GTGGCTGACTTTCACCCCTGGCGGGACATCCCCATCCTGATCGGGGCCTTTTTCGTGCTCACCGCCGCGATCGGGGTGGTGCGCTTTCCCGACCTCTACTCGCGGCTGCACGCGAGCAGCAAGCTCGTGACGCTGGGGTCGGCGGGCATCTTCTTGGGGGTGGCCTTCGAGCTGGCCGACGCGGCGGCCTTCACCCGGCTCGCCGCCGTGCTGCTCTTCCAGTTCCTGACCACCCCGCTCACCGCCTACCTGATCGCGCAGGCCGCCTACCTGCGGGGGCTGGCGCCCACCCTGGAGGACGGCACCGACGAGTGGGGCGCCCTCGGGCAGGCGGAGCAGGTCGCGCAGGCCGACCGCGAGGCGCAGCGGTCGCTGAGGGCGGAGGAGGCGTGA
- a CDS encoding DUF7683 domain-containing protein → MTPWVYVLYVFDRTTGALVEEVELSGCNPERIRDVLAPGADERPYIFDAHPLETLDQIEVLDDRLPNSGWDFRKFSYLIEANPV, encoded by the coding sequence GTGACCCCGTGGGTCTACGTCCTGTACGTGTTCGACAGGACGACCGGGGCTCTGGTCGAGGAGGTGGAATTGAGCGGCTGCAACCCTGAGCGAATCAGGGACGTGCTGGCCCCAGGAGCGGATGAGCGCCCATACATCTTCGACGCTCATCCTCTGGAAACGCTTGATCAAATAGAAGTTTTGGATGACCGTCTTCCCAATTCAGGCTGGGACTTCCGAAAGTTCAGCTACCTCATCGAAGCCAACCCGGTTTGA
- a CDS encoding TerC/Alx family metal homeostasis membrane protein, which produces MTLWLGKPAWMWALFITLVTALLAFDLGVLGRRRAAKGGSQEIGVAESLRLSAFYIAIALLFGWWVWGTLGAESGLAYFTGFAVEKALALDNVFVISVIFAALAVPRHLQHRVLFWGILGVIVLRGIMIGLGAALVSNFDWIMWVFGAFLLLTGVRLLFVRGGHDHAPDLERHPVVRMLRRVMPISPKLDGEKFVTRLPDAAGRVRLHATPLLLALLLVEAADLVFAVDSIPAIFAITQDPFIVYTSNIFAILGLRALYFALDALIHRFQALKPALALVLVFIGGKIFYNQFFGKLDPAISLGVTLAILAGGILVSLWKTRGEEARPAA; this is translated from the coding sequence ATGACCCTCTGGCTCGGTAAGCCCGCCTGGATGTGGGCGCTGTTCATCACGCTCGTGACCGCGCTGCTCGCCTTCGACCTCGGCGTCCTGGGTCGGCGGCGGGCGGCCAAGGGCGGCTCGCAGGAGATCGGCGTGGCCGAGAGCCTGCGGCTGAGCGCCTTTTACATCGCCATCGCCCTGCTGTTCGGGTGGTGGGTGTGGGGCACGCTGGGCGCCGAGAGCGGCCTGGCGTACTTCACGGGCTTCGCGGTCGAAAAGGCCCTCGCCCTCGACAACGTGTTCGTGATCAGCGTGATCTTCGCGGCCCTCGCCGTGCCCCGCCACCTCCAGCACCGGGTGCTCTTCTGGGGCATCCTCGGCGTGATCGTGCTGCGCGGCATCATGATCGGGCTGGGTGCGGCGCTCGTGAGCAACTTCGACTGGATCATGTGGGTCTTCGGCGCCTTCCTGCTGCTCACCGGAGTGCGGCTGCTCTTCGTGCGGGGGGGCCACGACCACGCCCCCGACCTCGAGCGCCACCCCGTCGTGCGGATGCTGCGCCGGGTGATGCCCATCTCCCCCAAGCTCGACGGCGAGAAGTTCGTGACCCGGCTGCCCGACGCCGCGGGCCGGGTGCGCCTGCACGCCACGCCGCTGCTGCTCGCCCTGCTGCTCGTGGAGGCCGCCGACCTGGTGTTCGCGGTGGACTCCATCCCGGCGATCTTCGCGATCACGCAAGACCCCTTCATCGTCTACACCAGCAACATCTTCGCCATCCTGGGCCTGCGCGCCCTGTACTTCGCCCTCGACGCGCTGATCCACCGCTTCCAGGCGCTCAAGCCCGCGCTGGCGCTGGTGCTCGTCTTTATCGGCGGCAAAATCTTCTACAACCAGTTTTTCGGCAAGCTCGACCCGGCGATCAGCCTCGGCGTCACGCTCGCCATCCTCGCGGGCGGCATCCTCGTCAGCCTGTGGAAGACGCGCGGGGAGGAGGCGCGGCCCGCGGCATAA
- a CDS encoding monovalent cation/H+ antiporter complex subunit F, whose protein sequence is MIVNLALGVVTLSVLLVTVRVLRGPSWGDRIMAFDFLSVNLVVLFTLIAVKTGLLVTLDAALVLSLLGFLSTVALTRYLLVGRVMR, encoded by the coding sequence ATGATCGTCAACCTCGCGCTCGGCGTCGTCACCCTCTCCGTCCTGCTCGTCACCGTCCGCGTGCTGCGCGGGCCCTCCTGGGGCGACCGCATCATGGCGTTCGACTTCCTGAGCGTGAATCTGGTCGTCCTCTTCACCCTGATCGCCGTGAAGACCGGGCTGCTCGTAACCCTCGACGCCGCCCTCGTGCTCAGCCTGCTGGGCTTTCTCTCCACGGTGGCCCTCACGCGCTATCTGCTCGTGGGGCGGGTGATGCGGTGA